CTACCAAGGAGCCAGTGAGAACGTGTGGCACGTCCTGGTCAGTAGCTTCAATGAGAACCAGTAAAACCCACTGACCTTTCTCTGAACTGAGCCTCTTTCCTCATGACCTCATCACATAGTAGCTTCATATTTTGTTCACTCTGTAACTGAAGCGTCTTTTCTCCATAGGATGTGGAAGTTAGTTCACCTGCTGTTCTGGCAGGGCTCCAGCCACACACTGACTACATTGTTGGAGCGGATCAATTGTTGCAAGATGTAAGACTTGTTTTGATATCATACATCAGTGCATTAGGAGATCATTTGTGGGATTTTAAAAGTTGTGTTTAATGTGATCTTTGAAAGCTGAGTTGAAGTTAATTCAGAGCTTCTGATTTCCAGTCAGAAGACTTCTTTTCACTGATTGAGGCTCATGAAGGGAAACCCCTGAAGCTGCTGGTGTACAACATACAAACGGATGCCTGCAGAGAGGTGGTGGTCACACCGAATGGAGCGTGGGGAGGAGAGGGCAGGTATGAGGCAACACACAGATCAATAAGCGTGGATAAGTCACAGTGACACCCTGGAGAATACCAGTGAATTCATCTTCAATAAATTCATCTTTGTGGTTCAGGAGTATTTGATGGATCAAGATGGCACTCGCCACTAAAAATAGATAAGAACTTTCTTCACAACATTGTTGTGATGCTAAATGAAGACAACGGTGAATCCAGATTCATTCTTGTGTTTACAAGAATGAATCTGGATTCCTAATGTTTAcagttgatttattttattttttaaatcattcatcATGAACAAAGTCAGTTGTCCTTTTATTTACATTGAGTCTGTTTATGGTTACTTATACATCATTACTTAAtatgttgtaaaaatgtgtatatatgaaATTGTAATATGTATTGGTATAAAAATGTTTCCTCCTAGTTTGGGTTGTGGCATCGGTTATGGTTACCTGCACCGAATCCCTGCAAATCCAGACATATCAACTGCAAATCCTCCCATCCCTGTTCCTGAGGAGAATCCCTCTCCAACACTGCCTGCACATGGATTCACAGAGGTGAATGTTAAATTCacctcatttttatttatgtatctgTTTTGATTgagtaaatgtttaatttcaaaaaagtcaaaaaaatatTCCAAGAGGCGAAGATTACATTTTTAGATagttttaatatgttttattattattattatagtttcCTGAAGAAACAACGCTCTAGATATTCATACTAATTGTTTAGTtcatttctgttctgttttattcCAGATTAATCAATTTGcagattaaatgtatttaatagaTTTCAGAGACAAGATAATAAAAGTTATGATCTATGTTGGTATTTCCTCAGTTTCCCTAAACAACCACATTGATTTTCTGATAATGTTCAATGAGATCGAACAGTTAACCCATGTTTGTTTCCAGGCGCCTTTAATGGCACCTTCAGGCCAGAGTGAAGATGTGTTAGATGTGGAGCAGGTCACCCTGCAGGAagctcctctacctcctcccaTCCAGACAGTCCCAGACCCTGGTCAGTTCAGATTATACAGAATTTATGAGTAATAAGAACGATAATTTGCTGTCATCTGATGGTGTTGCCCGTGTATTTAGGAAAATCACAGCAGCCGTtgccttgtttgtttttacctgCTTTCTCAGAGTCTGAAGTGGCAGTGATGAACCCTGATGCTGCAGATGTGCTGGACAGGCTGGATCTGTCCATGTCATCCATAGACATGACCAACACGTCACTGACTATGCATGAGGAGAAGGACACTGACATCTCTGGCATTGGTGAgttatcacagcagcagctcattaaATTGTCCAGCTGCTTTCATGTAAACCTTTGTCAGATGAAAATGCTGTTCTGTCAGCCACCTATTCCTGACTATATTTGTTTCCCTGTTGtacagaggagctggaggacagtGTACTGCTGTCATCATCAGCAGACGACCAGAATGATTCACAAGAGCTGAGCTCGCAGGTAGTCATGGAGCTCACCTCTGCTCTCGCTGCCACTGACATTATGTCTGATTCAGGCATCCCACCAGCGGAACCACATCACCCGGTCACAGAGTCCACTGAACCACAAAGCTTTCTCATGGAGTCTAATGAGAGCCCAAGTCCACCTATGGGTGCGTTGTCTCTCCCTGTAGACACACCCGAACCTTCCGTTGAGCCGTCTGTCCCCACCGAAGACCCTCCCTCCCCACTTCCCGTTGATCTCCTCCAATCCCCGGCCGCTGATGAGTCGACAGCAGACGATTCACCTGCTCAGGCTGTCGAGGATGCAGCACAGTCAGCGGAGGAGCCAGCGGAGGAGCCTGCGGAGGAGCCAGCGGAGGAGCCAGCGGAGGAGCCAGCGGAGGAGCCAGCCGAGGAGCCAGCCGAGGAGCCAGCCGAGGAGTCATCCAAGGAGCCTGCGGAGCCTCTAGATGTGGCTCCTGCTCAGCCGTGCAGCCATGAGCACGATGAGGAGGAACCAGAAGAGACACCCGCTGAGTAAGCTTGTATCAGGcttcaacacaaagtacaaaaatgCAAAGTAAGCTGACAATCACCTTTCTAAGAAACACTAGAGCGGGAATTCAGGACAGACAAGGGAAAGCTTCCTGATTGTACACTGATAATCTGACAGGACTGTATACCATCAGGTTAGTTTCACTACAGGAACCAGCTACGGCATTAACATGTAGACACATACTTTGAA
Above is a window of Hippoglossus hippoglossus isolate fHipHip1 chromosome 17, fHipHip1.pri, whole genome shotgun sequence DNA encoding:
- the gorasp1a gene encoding Golgi reassembly-stacking protein 1a isoform X2, with protein sequence MGLSQSSEVPEGGTYGYHVHGVQPDSPAESAGLQPFFDFILSLDNRRLNEENDLLKELLKTNMEKAVKMEVYSTKSTRVREVEVVPSNMWGGQGLLGASVRFCSYQGASENVWHVLDVEVSSPAVLAGLQPHTDYIVGADQLLQDSEDFFSLIEAHEGKPLKLLVYNIQTDACREVVVTPNGAWGGEGSLGCGIGYGYLHRIPANPDISTANPPIPVPEENPSPTLPAHGFTEAPLMAPSGQSEDVLDVEQVTLQEAPLPPPIQTVPDPESEVAVMNPDAADVLDRLDLSMSSIDMTNTSLTMHEEKDTDISGIEELEDSVLLSSSADDQNDSQELSSQVVMELTSALAATDIMSDSGIPPAEPHHPVTESTEPQSFLMESNESPSPPMGALSLPVDTPEPSVEPSVPTEDPPSPLPVDLLQSPAADESTADDSPAQAVEDAAQSAEEPAEEPAEEPAEEPPAEPLDVAPAQPCSHEHDEEEPEETPAE
- the gorasp1a gene encoding Golgi reassembly-stacking protein 1a isoform X3, encoding MGLSQSSEVPEGGTYGYHVHGVQPDSPAESAGLQPFFDFILSLDNRRLNEENDLLKELLKTNMEKAVKMEVYSTKSTRVREVEVVPSNMWGGQGLLGASVRFCSYQGASENVWHVLDVEVSSPAVLAGLQPHTDYIVGADQLLQDSEDFFSLIEAHEGKPLKLLVYNIQTDACREVVVTPNGAWGGEGSLGCGIGYGYLHRIPANPDISTANPPIPVPEENPSPTLPAHGFTEAPLMAPSGQSEDVLDVEQVTLQEAPLPPPIQTVPDPESEVAVMNPDAADVLDRLDLSMSSIDMTNTSLTMHEEKDTDISGIEELEDSVLLSSSADDQNDSQELSSQVVMELTSALAATDIMSDSGIPPAEPHHPVTESTEPQSFLMESNESPSPPMGALSLPVDTPEPSVEPSVPTEDPPSPLPVDLLQSPAADESTADDSPAQAVEDAAQSAEEPAEEPAEEPAEEPAEPLDVAPAQPCSHEHDEEEPEETPAE
- the gorasp1a gene encoding Golgi reassembly-stacking protein 1a isoform X1, which translates into the protein MGLSQSSEVPEGGTYGYHVHGVQPDSPAESAGLQPFFDFILSLDNRRLNEENDLLKELLKTNMEKAVKMEVYSTKSTRVREVEVVPSNMWGGQGLLGASVRFCSYQGASENVWHVLDVEVSSPAVLAGLQPHTDYIVGADQLLQDSEDFFSLIEAHEGKPLKLLVYNIQTDACREVVVTPNGAWGGEGSLGCGIGYGYLHRIPANPDISTANPPIPVPEENPSPTLPAHGFTEAPLMAPSGQSEDVLDVEQVTLQEAPLPPPIQTVPDPESEVAVMNPDAADVLDRLDLSMSSIDMTNTSLTMHEEKDTDISGIEELEDSVLLSSSADDQNDSQELSSQVVMELTSALAATDIMSDSGIPPAEPHHPVTESTEPQSFLMESNESPSPPMGALSLPVDTPEPSVEPSVPTEDPPSPLPVDLLQSPAADESTADDSPAQAVEDAAQSAEEPAEEPAEEPAEEPAEEPPAEPLDVAPAQPCSHEHDEEEPEETPAE
- the gorasp1a gene encoding Golgi reassembly-stacking protein 1a isoform X4; its protein translation is MGLSQSSEVPEGGTYGYHVHGVQPDSPAESAGLQPFFDFILSLDNRRLNEENDLLKELLKTNMEKAVKMEVYSTKSTRVREVEVVPSNMWGGQGLLGASVRFCSYQGASENVWHVLDVEVSSPAVLAGLQPHTDYIVGADQLLQDSEDFFSLIEAHEGKPLKLLVYNIQTDACREVVVTPNGAWGGEGSLGCGIGYGYLHRIPANPDISTANPPIPVPEENPSPTLPAHGFTEAPLMAPSGQSEDVLDVEQVTLQEAPLPPPIQTVPDPESEVAVMNPDAADVLDRLDLSMSSIDMTNTSLTMHEEKDTDISGIEELEDSVLLSSSADDQNDSQELSSQVVMELTSALAATDIMSDSGIPPAEPHHPVTESTEPQSFLMESNESPSPPMGALSLPVDTPEPSVEPSVPTEDPPSPLPVDLLQSPAADESTADDSPAQAVEDAAQSAEEPAEEPAEEPAEPLDVAPAQPCSHEHDEEEPEETPAE